The following DNA comes from Solanum stenotomum isolate F172 chromosome 11, ASM1918654v1, whole genome shotgun sequence.
TTTGTATCAAACATGATGTTGTGAAACCTAACTTTGAGGAGCCATATGTTAGCTCTTTAAGATTCCGGCGGAAACTTGCTAACTACACAATCTTACATCATTATTGTGTTGAAGTGTTTTGCAACATCATTGATTGGCAACTTCAAGAACTTAATGATCGTTCTGATGAGGTGACTATCGATTTGCTCCATGGAATTGCTTGCTTGAATCCAAttaactcattttcaagtttTGACATAAGAAAAGTAATGAAAATGGCTGAATTATATCCAGATGACTTTGATCAATCCAATATGAGAATTCTTGAGAATCAACTTGCAAGTTACATTGTTGATGTTTGTGATGTTGATGAAAGGTTCTCCGATCTAAATGAGCTTTGTGATCTTTCCAAAAGATTAGTTCAGACAAAGAAACATTCAAATTATCCTCTTGTATTTCGCTTAGTGAAACTTACTCTACTTTTACCAGTTGCCACTGCCTCCGTTGAAAGAGTTTTTTCGGCAATGAAGTTTATCAAGAATGACCTGTGGAGTCAAATGagtgatgatttttttaagTGGTTGTTTGGTGCCTcatttagaaaaatatgtatttgataAGATTACTAATGATGTTATTATTAAGACATTTCAAGATATGAAACCTCGTAGAATACAATTGTAAAAATGTATGTAGCTGTATTTTCAAATGTAAAACTATGTTTTGATAGGTTTATCCGCATGTTTGGTTTCTTAACCTCCCTTCAAGGTTGTGTAGTTTTGTAATGTAATGAAGTCATTTTATGCCAAAAAGAATTTTTGTGAAGAAATAGTAATTTCGCTTAGATTTGTGTTTTTTGTTAGTCTTTCTAATATTAAATTTGTGCTTGCTCTCCATTGGCACTCTCAGGAGCCAGAGAGAATTTTGATGGAATTGAAGAACTTGTAGAACTTTTTGAATGAGTTGTGTTactttattatcattttatagaTATGCACTTTAAATTTGTTTCTTAAGATAAGTTGTAATTGtaagaaaatttttgaacttaGGATCTTTTTTTATCAACCCGTTTGTTAATCAATCCGTTCATATATGACCCGACCCGTTTATTTATGGATAATATTAgcttgtttaattattttttttgaacctTCTTGATAGAATTCCTGCCTCCGCCATTGGGAGTGTGGATAAGTCAGCTCCATTAAtgatatttcttcttcaattcttaCCTTGACCTTTCCTGACAAAATTAATAGTATGCCATTCTTCCTTAGTTGTTACTGTGAAAATTTTAGGATTATCATTAGGAGAGTTGGTGTGACCAATCCGATCGCAGAATTTGCACAGAAGGTCCTTTCCTTCCTATTTGATGACTTGTTTATAATTACTTATCTGGATATGAGATTTGACTGGCTGGTCTAGCGCAATTTCTAGAGTTGCACTTGTACAAGCGTCCACTTTCAGCAATTTGCCAATTGAGTTGCCAATCTTTTGCAGTATAGAAATTGTGGAAGACGGAGCCACATAGCTGAGGGGTAGCAGTGTTTGGCATAAAATTTGGGACCCATAGAAAAAGTAACCATTGATGAACCATGGCCGATTATAGagaattttttcttgattttcctttcGTGTTAATTTTACTATGAAATATTCATGTCCCAAGTCAATGAGTGGAAATTGTTCAGATAACTTCCACATGGATTGGATTTTAGACTTTAAGTATTGATGAAGGATTTTCTTACCCAATAACTTACTGATAATGGATGATTCCCAAGGAGCATACATCCGTTGTTTATCCGCCTCCGTAAGAGTAATGATGTCGGAATCACCATCAGGTTGTTTGGGGTTATAAACAAGTGAATCCATTAAGTTTATCAAGTAGAGTATCCTTATAATAAAGGGAAGattgattattaattttttttcactagAGGGTTTGGAGGTTTAGGTGGTGGTTTGGTGTCCAgaatatttttatcaatatcTATATCCATCAGAAAAGGGAACCAACCTAGAGAGAAGGAATATTTTATAACTATAAACTCTTTGTTTATTTTCAtccataaattattttatttttaattaattcaaaatataaaccAACACAATATTCTATAtgctaaataatttaaaaaactaATAACCTTATATAGACtcgaaaatcaaaatataacgGGAGgaacaaaagaataaaaattatgaaagtttaaatttcatacACGTAAAAAATATCAAGTAGATTTAATACCAACTGATACTTTAGGATAAAAATAGATGAGATGcaacaaatcatcaaaacaataaattttCCAAACCTtctcataattcataattcccAAATAAAGGcggttttgaaaaatattaaagtatttgATAATATAAAGTTTATCAGGTcgaaagaaaatattaacacaatttcatctcttatttttttaaaaaaatagtccgTACTCCtctatttcaattaattttatttgatatagattaagaatatatatatatatatatatatatatatatatatatatatcagctCGTTGATGTGGCATGCCTCAATGATCAATATCACTATTTATCTATTATCTcgtaattttcaatttttcccttcattttttattcaaaaatctgttaaaataattattatcttcCTTCATTATGAGCATTTATAACAGTTATTCTTCCTTCCAAAAGAAATTGTGCAGTGTAATGGCTATTAAATTGCAATAACTACAAAAGAAACATTAATTTGattatgtatttattaaaaaaataaccaaaatatgaatgttaatttgattatatatttataataaaattaacatTAAACTTAAAAAGGAACGTCAATAACTTTAAAAAGAAATGttaaattgattataaattttgaattaatcaaGCATTAACTTAAAAATGGAACGCCTGATATCATACCCTTTTGAAcggtttcattctattgttgcTTGTGATTCGAAGAGTAGATTTGTGCTCAGCTGGATTTGTTGGACCATTTGGGAAGTTGGTCAGTCTGGTTCAAAACATTCGTTCCGCGACGTGAGATTCCAGCTTAAAACTTTGAAACTATACCAAATCATACTCGTTAACTGAAGCATGGAGGAGAAGAGCCGGAAAAAACCCCTCTTTTCAAAAGGTGAATAACTTGAAAAGGAACATGAATTTTgcttaattaaatttgattaaattactGCTAAATTGGTAACTAAAAttattccaaaaataactgATTGACAAAACATAAGTACTaattatgaggttttaattttccttaattgtgaaattaatgattatattgtttattcaaattataattCTTCCTTTCAGTTTTATTCCATCAaccttctttttttcaatttgtagTTACAATGGCTTTTACTATGTAGTAATAATCTATGAGTAATTATATTCTAATTAATCTTGTGTCTTTTcatattctatatttttgtattatatatatagattggaagtgttttttttttttcatgttttagcttgcttgctctattttacttttaattggATTGTTAGTCTGACatacttttcttctttttttccagtGTTGGTCATTACTGATAGAGATGGTTTGATGATAAggaataaaatttgaagaatttgaaatgcaatttatttcaagaaaaatggTGAATTGATTAATCTGAATATACTTTTTTATTGAAGAAAAGGTCTATACTTGCTTACTCTATGTTGCTTTTAATTGAATTGTTAGTCTGACAtactcttcttttctttcttttgtttttagtGTTGGTCATTACTAATAGAGATGGTTTGATGATAAGGAATAAGGTTTGAAGAATCTGGAATGCAatttatttcaagaaaaatggTGAATTGATTAATCTAAATATACTTTTCTATTTaagaaaagatatatatatatatatatatatatatatatatatcttatatcATACTGTTATAATGCTAAATGTATAGACATGttgaaatctatatatataaaagggaaagggtcaaatatgctcctaaactattcgaaaacgTCTAGATATACCCTCTGTTTAAAGTTTGGCACACTTgtgccctcgccgtccaacttttgGCATAGATAAGCCCTTACACTCTATCCCACCcatccccccaaaaaaatttaagtttgtttttaaaaaatattttaaacttcaaaatttcattttttcactcTTACCCTCAACACCCTCCCACCCACCACCTAccaaccccccaccccccaaaaaaaatttaagtttgtttttNaaaaaaaattaagtttttttttaaaaatattttcaatttcaaaattttatttttcaccccGATCCTCGACCCCATCCCCCCAAAACAATAattgagtttgtttttaaaaaatattatcaacttcaaaatttcattttttccacATCTACACTTCCAGCCCCACAcccttcaaaataaaaattaagttcgttttttaaaaatattttctacttcNattttctactctagtaaaaataaaagatatttctcaaaaacatttttcattcataaatcaaacactaaaaaactttttcggaaaatatttttactcaccaaccaaacataagaaaataagtcaaaaatcaacttgttttccaggaaaacattttccttcataccaaacacacccgtAAAGTCATCCTTTCCATTGAAGAACTATATTTGTGTTCTAATTGCCAGTTTTGTTAGCATGCCTGGTTGATGTTTCAAATTCCAACTAACACTTGTAAACTTATTAAACAGCTTTCTTTTTCGAGAATAATTATTTCCTACAGATGTGGAAATCATTATTGAACTAGCAGATACACTGGATGTTCTAGTacaattataattattgttaCAGAATCTATCTTGATATTGTGTTCGGGATTTTCGTTTCAAAATAGCTGAAAGTATCCCCTCCCCCTTTCTATCAAACGTCTAAATCATTTTCCTTCTGAATACTATTTACGTTGGTCAATTTTATATTGTAAATGGGGCATCTTGTGAGATCCATGAACATGTTGCTGATGGTTCATCTGTTTCTTCCTGTGGAGTTACTTTTTTGTTCGTCACTACTTTATTTAACTCCAGCTTGCACTGTTTCAGATTCTTCATTATATTGGTTTGGATCATGTTGGACATCTTGGTGGGCGCAATAGGTGCTGCCATGTTAATTTGCAGTTTGCATTGAGTTTCCGAATAAAAAAAGATGATAATACATTAATAGTACTTTCTTAGGGTGTTTATTACAGTATACTGATGGCCCCCAAACTCGGAGAGATGGATGAAGTGATCAAGACGATCGATCTAAATTTTTTACCTACCAACAATAATGATCAAGGACGGACACTCTTGGTTTGTGCTTCTATCTTTCTCCAAGAGTTGTGTAGCTTAGTTAATAAGCTAGCAATTATCCGTGTTTTTCTGGACGTAGAAGCATTTCCCTGTTATAGATATGAAGTAGTAACAACTAACAAGTGATGAAACCATTGTTGTTGTTAACTATGACATTTGAGTACTTccctttttctattttacttcTAAAGATATTTAAATGTAATTTGTACAGAATATAggcacaaaaaaatcatatgaacAAAGTAATTGGAAAAACTATAATTAAGTgaaatatataagtaaaaatacAACCTATAAATTAAGCTcaaaattgatataaaattttgatttaaaagcTACAATGCAGTCAAAGTTTGTACTTTAGGGTTTCTGACTAGGtttcttctatttgaattttttaattccttttctTAATAAGTAACAGATTCATACGTTTCCTCAACAATTGATATATCTTTTTTCTGGTTGTTTATTATTCATTGGCGCTCTCTCCAAAGTAAAGCCCATGCACATTGAGCTCATCCCTTAATATGTTGATGCTTTCTGCCTAAGCGAGGCTAAGCACCACCTTGAGCTTCACATAGCTTTGGGGTTTAAGCACCTCCTAATGACCTTTAACAATATTGACCTACATCTTGATCAAATTTGAagtattatttcttctttttaatatttttaacatcTGGATATGATTCTCAATCCAATATCGGATCCATTCTTTATCTTATCAAAAGGATATTTTTAACATCTAAATATGGTACTATGCCGACACATTACCTAATATTCCTGTTGAATAGTGGAGCAAGTGTTTGTGGCATCACACTCCTCTAGTTTGTGATGATATGTTTTTCTTGAGAAGGTAACATTTGTGTATGTTCATTGAACCAGTGCATGGGTTGCACTAAAACCATATTTACAGCTTGTCAAAAGAGTAACAAAACTGTATCTGAATCTTAACATGAACCTAGGATGTCTATAATGGATTCAATGTCCTCTAAATACATCTGCTTGCACCAGGAGCAAAAAAGCCTGATATAATTTAGTTTGATCTTTTGAAGATCACAACTCTTGCTCTCAAAACATCTagcatttctttcttttcaaacaGTCCACCAAATACAGGCTGGGACAATCCTCCATCTATCTCTATCTGCAGCTCCCACCCCTACTTCTCCCCAACTGTATAATAGATGTGTGATTATGTTAGGCATAGCCCAAGCAAAACCCCTGATCCTAATGAAAATCCTACATAGCTGGGACGTTATTCTGCACTGGAGAAACAAATGATTGACTGTCTTAACCTCTTCCTCACATAAATAGCATCTAGAACACATGGAGAACTTCCTTTTCTTgagattttcatgtgttaaAACTTCTTCTCTTTCCAGAAGCCAAGTTAAACATGACGCCGTGAAAGGGATTTTAGGTTTTCAAATCTGCTTCCAAGGCCAAAGAGAAGGTTGTTGTTCATCTTGATTTAGTAACTTATATGCAGAGTTTACCTTGAATGTGCCTTTGTTATTTCTGCTCCACCATAATCTATCATGTTCATCATCCCTTATTCCTGTAAAAACTTCCAGCCTTCCAAAAAAATCAGTCACAGTCTCGATTCCCCAATCATTGAAATTCCTTCTAAACTGGAAAATCCATCCATGTTGTATCCAAACCTCAGCTACACTCAGTTGCTTATTCACTACCAAGTCATGCATCTCTGATACTTTTCAAACTAAAATTTCCTAACCATTTATCCTCCCAAATAAAGTCTTAATTTCCTACCCTGATGGTTGTATTGATCTTCAAGAGAGGCCACAAGATTCTGATGGACTTCCACAGGCTTACCCCATATGGTGTAAGGACCTCCTTTGTCATCCACTTGTTCTCCTCTccatatttttcttgaattacttttcCCCAGTATGGTTGAGGCTCAAAAAAAGTATGTGATGATATCTTTTGATTACTCAACAAACAAATATCTCAATATTCTGACTTTAATAATCCCTTGTCTTGTATATATTGCACACATCTGCAGTTGGTAGTAAGTGACCATGGAATGACTGAAACGGGAAATCATGGGAGGATCATCATTTGAGGAAACCGACTCTTTGACACTTTTTATTGGTCCTACAAATTTTGGAAGTACATCACTCTCACTCCTAATAAAGTCAACCAGGTATGTGACTATGAATTTTATTGTTGCTTAACTTCTAATGGATCATTTCATTGGTGGCGGAATCACTTGCCATTTCTTATTATTTGCATGTGACGGCTCCTCTCTGCAAGAAACAGTTACTTGTGCTaggctatgttgctcggactctccaaaatcctccaaaaatatactacttTTGGTGGATCCAACACAGATcggttgacatttttgaagagtcagAGCAACATAGGTGCTAGGTGATTAAGGTGCAGCAGTACCTCCACTCTGATTAGTATGctttaaaaagaaatagaaaagttTGCATAAAGTCTGGTAATATAGCTAGTATTTCACCCATGTTCTGCATGGGAGTTAATATAAAACTAGGCAATATTggcttttcaaaataaaaattggagtaAAAGTGTTGCTAGAATAAGTTTTCTCTGAAGTTCCTTCaaaataaaacttgaaatacAATAGTTGTTAAAAGTAAGTTTATAGGTAGTGACATTTTGCCATAGTTATTTAATGAGGTggttttcattttattttaaaaggatATCTTTGATAGTAGTTGAGGGTTTCCTTATTTGACACTGTTAAGATTGGTTCAATCGtcaacttatttatttatttatcaattattcATAAATTTGGTGTTTCAGGTGTACCTTGCTTCAACATAgctcttttttttgttgatgtTGATGCTAGAAACTTTCAAATCATTAACAGGTCTGATTTGGTAGTTTATGTTGTTGATTCTGAGCCATATATAATGTTGATAATCGTAAAGAACAAGTGTCAGAATGTGTTACATAGTGATGATGTTTATCTACATAGGAGAACATGTGGGCGTGTGTTTGGATATCCTGTTGCTTTCTGCATCCACAAGTGAGGCATGGGCTTGAGGAATTGAATTCTGCATTTTTCTTCAGAACAACAAATGAGAAAAGTTCCTGCACAGACCACAGTTGTTCAAGTTACCTGTAATTCATCCAATTACTAGTCAAGATTTCTAAATTGTTTCCACTTTACCATACGAGTTCTACACTTATTTAACACTTATTGCATTTTTATTGGCTTATTGATTGAATGGTAAAGTGGGATGGCAGAAATCTCTTATG
Coding sequences within:
- the LOC125845891 gene encoding uncharacterized protein LOC125845891: MTSPMIQKDIVSACKIEIVKAILEELNGDYFALLVDESFDVSRKEQMAIIFRYIDRMKFVMERLIDIVYVEDTSASSLKEAFFNLLAQHSLSPSSVRGQCYDGASNMQEEDIANVMLLVEVAKRRLQVLRDDEWDFLIAKVSTFCIKHDVVKPNFEEPYVSSLRFRRKLANYTILHHYCVEVFCNIIDWQLQELNDRSDEVTIDLLHGIACLNPINSFSSFDIRKVMKMAELYPDDFDQSNMRILENQLASYIVDVCDVDERFSDLNELCDLSKRLVQTKKHSNYPLVFRLVKLTLLLPVATASVERVFSAMKFIKNDLWSQMSDDFFKWLFGASFRKICI